Genomic DNA from Dioscorea cayenensis subsp. rotundata cultivar TDr96_F1 chromosome 1, TDr96_F1_v2_PseudoChromosome.rev07_lg8_w22 25.fasta, whole genome shotgun sequence:
aaattagctaatactttttgtaACTGAAGCGCATCCACTCCAAGTagctcacccttttgacattcaccttgaggtgcttcccaatgttgtccatcattattccataatggGTTTAGGTAGCctacttcaattggatgatatgtgcagtaacatggattgctctgttgttgtgaagtaacaattctatcaacttttttactcagagcttcaatttgagaatatagagcaatgagtgAATCAATTATCATTTAAGCTCCTTGCAAGAAAgggtaagacatgacaaaagaaaacaaatgagcatgatggaagaataagaaagtgtgaaatagaatgaatgataaatagctaaaatagcaaagtacaaagtgtctctaaatgcctattccccggcaacggcaccaaaaacttgatacgaCCGCATATgcttgtaaaccgcaagtgcatgggtgtcggagtaataaatcccaggtgagtgggtatcgtatccacagggaatagtgaatagaaacacaatgatttctatctaactatgatgagaataaatcgatggtatgatgaatgagatttatataaaaagagataaaagaaataagaatgagaggcataataaaattgagagataagacaatcgatataaatggggtacccggatattgttcctcctaggacaatcatttcaagtgcaaacccctctattatgttttttaactaaagcattaatgagtcatggagatccttcaatacatggtcccaaatctaatgtcaactatgcctaactctatagaatcacaatgagttctagagattccaagtgataaatactcttcctaaatgtagacctaaccctttggtccaggtggaaggttcctagtcacaattaagccataggtgctaaaatcacttcaacggttcactctgttgcctctgcaactaagccccaaaggaaggtcatcccttagcccattcactctactatgatcgtgaagaactcgaggaaatggaggtaggataaatcacatcggaggggaaaggggacgctccgctagctctcaactcaccctcttaaccctctccaatctagctttgtctaactctcgtggtgtgtcactcactcacaagggttaccaataagaatactcaaccctagtgtcactctaagggagtattcacacaatcaagcattcaagattggaactcaattaaaacatcaattaatgaaagtataatgaaaggtttaatgaaacaaatacatcctaggttcacaaatcaaagtacccactcactagggggtttagctctccatggagctagttacaatcaatgaaatcgaatgtaaaaataagtaatccatagaaaaccccctcgatagtcatgacgatgttCTTGTgaagagtcttctactcgtccaagggtccctttgtctggcctaggatacacctcgccggatcggtgccgacgaaagctctcccactaaccttcttctaaatagagtgcgatgtcagagccgtagaacctctaccaatccctagccaacacctctccaaaccctagccgcagtaATCTCTTAAGTTggaaaagaatagagaaaagaatgctgaaatcggggttgaaatcagccttaaatagggttggaatcaggcatctacacgggcctgtggatgttccacacgccccatggaatttccacacgcccgtgtggattctctagaattctgattttcggtcagctatgaatagtaactactaaaGTAAATTACTATAATGACTTGCTACAGTGCCCCAcccccaccaaaaacactcccgaatccacttttcatcgaggcaacctaaacgggcacatgtttatgttgTAGATTGCgtctcttcttcaataaacgggtttattggtgaagatcctGCTTTTactgcacaagttgggatacgcaaatgtgactaccttcgtgcccctccaactcattgtaatggcttgaatacatagaggttggcacacattcacgtatcttagagccctgcttgtgtcttcgcgtttattgcttccaagattccaccaaatagtgcgttcacgatctacttttggcttcttttcttagtacttagcttcacaaccctacatgcacaaaagaacacaaatacacatgtattagcgctcaaacctgataaaagtcatgctcatcgtaaggaaagaatacttcgcattcttaacacacaagcacttatcaatatgtGATGCATACACAACCAGATATCTCATATGCAGTTGGAATTCTATCCAGGTTAGTCAGTAGTCCTAGCAAGCTATATTTTGATGATGGGAAATGAGTATTGTGGTATTTAAGGGGAACCCAGGATTATGGCATATGGTACTCCAGGAGTTCTGAGTGCAAGATGGTGGGGTTCTCGGATAGTGGATGGGCCAGGTGTACGAAGGACAGGAATAGCACAATAGGGATGATCTTCAATGTTAATATCGGGGTAGTCTCATGGGGATCTAAGAAACAAGACAGCACTACACTTTCCACTACTGAAGGCGAGTACGTGGCTGCGTTAATAGCTTCCTGTCAAGCCGTATAGCTGCAGAGCATATTGGAGGATTATGGAATGAAACAACTTGGAGAAATGGTTGTGTGGTGCGACAACAAATCAATGATCATGATCACCAAGAATCCGGCATTGCATAGAAGAACAAAGCACATCGagttatgttttcatttcatttgtgaCATCATCAACGATGGAGTTATAGAGCTTGAATATCACAGTACCAACTAGCAGCTAGCTGACATCTTCACAAAGCGACTAGGAATACAGAAGCACAGCTACATCCGATCAAAATTGAGAGTGAGAGACTTTGAGTCAAGGAAGGATGTCAACAAGTGTCTCAAAGTCCAAATGAGAAAAAGGAAGATGTAAGTTGCAAGTAAAGAActctgtttcttttatttcaactCTCTTCTAGTGGTCGGTCAGCAAAGTTTGAAAAGGAGATGTCCTATAAGACAATGCTTAGTCTTATCTTTATCATGTTTTGTGTGCtaaaaagtgtttttattttgtactaaGTTAGCATGCCAGCATGCAATTAGTCCATGCACTCATCGTGTTGTGTGAAAGCCATTATGGCAACATTGTGATGTTATGCTTTAAAACCTCTCATAGAAGAGATGAATGAATTAAGAGAGAAACATATACAACTGGTTCTTTGACTCTCTTCCTATTGTTTTAgttcttttttactttattgAAAACTAGCATTAACATAAGAAAACCGGTGGTAGTAAAAGATGGAGCTCTACTAAAAGCTGCTTCTTTATACGATTTATGGCTTCTCAAGTAGAATAAGGGCTTCAAGCCTTAAGTATTCCATGCTACAATTActgcaataaaaaaagaatttagcATCATAGTTAATGAAGCAAATGTGACCAACCACTTAAAGACAATTCACAAATGATATGGGCAAGGATTAAGAAATTGAATGAGTTTAGTGGAATAACTTGGGATGATAGATTAAACATGATAATCATGTGATAGTCAAACTACAAAAACTGCATCAAGGGACTAATTCACTTTGAAGTAATTTCCATTTACACTTATTTAAGGAATGGATTCATCATTATCTCAATTAGCTGTCATTGGTTATAATTATGTTGTCATTTTTAACATATTAGGAGATAGCATGATTTTGGACTTGATATTATGGAGTAAATTAGGAAACTGATTTGTTATCTCTCTTCTATTTATTCCATCATTCTACTCTAATTGATCAATACATGAGAAATATTCTTTAATTACCTATTTATTTCCTCATTGTACTCTAATTGATCAATACATGAGAAATATTCtttcattacttttcttatGGTACCAGAGCTTTGCCTAAACCatgaaaccctagccaacccTAGCCGTCATCAAACACCAAGCATGGCCACCAAGTAGAACATCCAAATTCTGGCCATCTTATCCGGTTTTGATGTCCATCGGTCTGATCATACGTGGATGATGCTGACCAGACATTTGCTTAAAGGGGACAATTATAGGGGATGGTTGCGGACAATCTAACGTGCTTTGGTAGTAAAACCAAGATCGTGTTCATGGATGACTCGATCCAAAAATTAGGAACTGATGACCCAAATCATTATTGGTGGATTATCTGCAATAACATGGTAGCAGCATGGATTCGCAATTCGCTGGTGACAAACAcctcttgcgtatgtcccgcaagtgcacgggtttgtcaaagtaataaatcccagatgagtgggtatcgtattcacagagagtaggtgataagtgcttgtgcgatatgaatgcgaagcgttcattccttatattgagcattacttttctcaggtttttacactaatatgtgtgtttttatgttactttcgtgcaggtagggttgtgaggccgagtatgaaggaaagaagccaatgtggatcacaatgcaccaattttgtaggaaatcttgctaaggttcaaacgcgaagacataggtcggatgtgagatgctagagtgtgtgccaacctcctcgtattcgagtttggcacatccatttggaggggcacaaaggcagtcacactcgagcattctgatttatgcacatagaacaagaactccaccaacttacctatcattgaagaagcaagtgatccacaacgtgaacgtgtgcccgtttgcattactccgatgaaagtatggattcgggaagctattcagggcagatactgtagcagagcaatgtagcaacacggtagcaagcactgttcacagtcggcagagaaaataggagttcagagaatccacacgggcatgtggaaattatccacgcccgtgtggaaattccttaCCGGCGTGTGAAGCATcaacgcccgtgtagtcgcccgattccagccctatttaaagccaatttagccccgattttggtattcttttctccatcttttccccaacttgagagagggcttcggctagggttttgaggggtattggccaaggttttggagaggttctatggctccgacatcatcattccttaggaagaaagttggtaggggagcttccgtcgaggcgtatcttataccggacgagggaatccttggacgacgagtagaggactttccatgaGACCaatgacacgactatcgagagggtttcNNNNNNNNNNNNNNNNNNNNNNNNNNNNNNNNNNNNNNNNNNNNNNNNNNNNNNNNNNNNNNNNNNNNNNNNNNNNNNNNNNNNNNNNNNNNNNNNNNNNNNNNNNNNNNNNNNNNNNNNNNNNNNNNNNNNNNNNNNNNNNNNNNNNNNNNNNNNNNNNNNNNNNNNNNNNNNNNNNNNNNNNNNNNNNNNNNNNNNNNNNNNNNNNNNNNNNNNNNNNNNNNNNNNNNNNNNNNNNNNNNNNNNNNNNNNNNNNNNNNNNNNNNNNNNNNNNNNNNNNNNNNNNNNNNNNNNNNNNNNNNNNNNNNNNNNNNNNNNNNNNNNNNNNNNNNNNNNNNNNNNNNNNNNNNNNNNNNNNNNNNNNNNNNNNNNNNNNNNNNNNNNNNNNNNNNNNNNNNNNNNNNNNNNNNNNNNNNNNNNNNNNNNNNNNNNNNNNNNNNNNNNNNNNNNNNNNNNNNNNNNNNNNNNNNNNNNNNNNNNNNNNNNNNNNNNNNNNNNNNNNNNNNNNNNNNNNNNNNNNNNNNNNNNNNNNNNNNNNNNNNNNNNNNNNNNNNNNNNNNNNNNNNNNNNNNNNNNNNNNNNNNNNNNNNNNNNNNNNNNNNNNNNNNNNNNNNNNNNNNNNNNNNNNNNNNNNNNNNNNNNNNNNNNNNNNNNNNNNNNNNNNNNNNNNNNNNNNNNNNNNNNNNNNNNNNNNNNNNNNNNNNNNNNNNNNNNNNNNNNNNNNNNNNNNNNNNNNNNNNNNNNNNNNNNNNNNNNNNNNNNNNNNNNNNNNNNNNNNNNNNNNNNNNNNNNNNNNNNNNNNNNNNNNNNNNNNNNNNNNNNNNNNNNNNNNNNNNNNNNNNNNNNNNNNNNNNNNNNNNNNNNNNNNNNNNNNNNNNNNNNNNNNNNNNNNNNNNNNNNNNNNNNNNNNNNNNNNNNNNNNNNNNNNNNNNNNNNNNNNNNNNNNNNNNNNNNNNNNNNNNNNNNNNNNNNNNNNNNNNNNNNNNNNNNNNNNNNNNNNAGCATATTTTGATCATGGCTACTAGCATGTGATTAGTGATAGTGTCTTTTTGGAGTGTGGCAAGAATGATTTATTCATGCTTGAGCATAATCTCATTTAACTCATAATTGATGACAACTTCATTCATTCATAAAAACCTTCACTCATCGAAATACCCTCAAAACTTAGAATTTTGCGTCCACGTgcaaaagaaagcaagaaacaTCATAAATATGGGGTGAAAAACTACTCAATATGATGACGGCAATATTAAGTGAAACTCCGACCTCAAAGTTGGGTTTTACAAACccatgaaaacattcaagaaTGGTCTACAATTTCAAGCGTCAGAACAAATATGACCAACGTTTAAGATTCCATACTTGTATGTGAGCCTAGTCTTTTGCTACTTCATTATCCTTCAACCACGAttgatttattcaaaaataagaattcACCTAACTTCTAATTGAACCACTAaacttatttacttatatatatttcaccaatcacttcattttattattatttttctttaaaacaatAACTTTCACACATCTCATGAGATAGCCCTTTCTCTCGGCGGGAGTTTACTAAGTGTCGACTTTTTGGGATGCGCCTTTCACACATCAAGGTGATAAGCGCTTTTTGTTTTGTCCCCCTCCTTCCTTTCCATTTTTGTTTTAACAATGACCTAACTAGCTAGTTTTTTGTTGCCTTTCAATGCTTTAGTAGCTTCTAATTTGCATACATGTTCTCTAAGTATTTGGACAACTTAGTAAGCATAATTAGGGTGTGTTAAGAATACTGTGAGAATCAAAATAAGCAACAcaaacactgtagtaaaaaGAGACGCACCAATTATTTTTCCCAAGTTAGAAAGTCACTACGGTTTCTATCATAGGCCATCATTGtttaacaaaccaaatgaacCTTTAATCAATCTCACTAAAAGAAATCACAATAAGCAACACCACCCCAAACTTGAAATAAACCATGGTCTTCAATGtcccaaagaaaaagaaatatatatatatatatatataagatattaaACTCTCTTGTATATGTCAATTTTTGGCCTCGAAATTATCATTCTCGGCTGAGTGAATAATCTTAAAAATGTCGGTGGTGCTAGAAAGCTGAACTATATTGGAGTTTGTGTTTAAGCCTCATTGACTAAACAAGCTATATAAAGGCTAGAGTTAAATGGTActtgatgagaaaaaaatttgttttaactCTACCCTTTAGCTTTTCTAGTTTCACTCCAATTTGTGAAATCATTCCTCTATGGACCTATGAGATTGAGATGACAAGGGTCTTGGTGGTCTAGATGGCCTAGAGGAACTAGTACCTTTGTCACTTGCAAATGGTGAATCCTAACTTTATAATGTCattataaaattcatatttataagACCCTTAGGGTGTAATAACTCTTCATCTTGTTTCCATGTAATATCGATCTCTACATAGAGTGGTGACCAAGAAAGGTGTCCCAAAGCCGTAATTGTGGATGTTCTTCTAGTGTGTCTAATGGATtctttgaatgatttttttccaacatcaattaatttaccCATGACAATAGAATATAGCAAAATTACCCTTTCTTTATTAACATCACTAAAGTGAGTCATAGGTTTCAATTTGGCTCCAATGAAGCTAAGACAAACCTTGTTAAAGTTATTCAATTCAAAAGTTTAAAAATGATGAGGGGTCATCTCCTGCATAGATCCATTAAGCTCTTGATCTCGAGCCTCTAATCTTGTTTCTAAAATTAATTCCTCATTCATATAAGTGCTATATTTATCAATGTCAATATCTAGGAGTTTATAAAAATCGATTGATGGTGGAATGATCAAATTTCACTTATTTTTCCCTTCAAAGACATAAACTAGATTTATCCATGTTTTGCGTAAAAATTCGCTCACTAAAAGGAACAACGACATACAACCTTAGGGTTGTTGAACAAATTCTTCCCATCCTTAATCccaaatagttaaaaatatttaactttgATAAGAACAACACATTTTTAATCCTCGTTTAGGGATGAGGTTTCTCTTAACTACATACTCATGAAATCTATTAGATGTTTCTAAATCTACAAAATGACAACTGTCAAACAGTTTGGATGATGTGGAAGCTCTATGTCTTTTAAGGGCCATGGCTTGGAGTAAATATGTGTCTAAGATTTGCAAACAATTCTTGAGTAAGTACCCCAAACTTAAATTCAAACACAAATAATCCAGCACATGTCCACAAAGCAAATTACTTCAACTAAGCACACCAAAAGAAATTCCACTCACAATAATGATTTTCACTCACAACTTCCTTAGTGCATCATATTGCAATTAGTGCAATAAAAACCATGAATTTATACAAACTAGCCATGATCTAATTTAGCAAAGAATACTATGACAAATTACCTTGCTTGGAGAAAAAGGGAACATCAACATTACCGCGAGTCCCCTCATCAGCTTCCAAGCCTCGCTTGGTCCGCACCAAACACCAAGGAGATGAAGATCTAACACAAAGAttcaagagattttcaaaataataaagtaaaacaCAAGGGGTGAAATAAATAAGAGAAGGAAAGGGGGTGGGGgtgaaaataaataagagaaggGGCTAAGTAAGGAAGAAGCATAGAAAGTGAAAGCATAGGGTTTTACTTTTGCACCTTTTaattaagtggaaattgccaaaaaaaaccccctaagtttgcaatattaccaaaaacaccccattagttttgcaatcccttaaaacccttcctttttaaactatatggttttcaaacccccaaagcatataACGGATGTCAATGGagtgatttttcaaattttatggacgaaaaatgcccttgcatgggggagTTGTGGGCTATGACCATTTCGgtggtttgagaggaagtggggggtttcCGTGAGGGTAACCCCAGAGGGAATTCTTGGAGCCCGTATACATAGAGTTTTTCTCAGCTCGCATCTTGACTTTTCTATTTCGAAAGTTGTCTCTCAGTAGCGACCTCTCTGTAATTcagtttttccctttccaccgttatctcgaaggagaagtccggGCGCAAGTGGTTGGCATTTCATAAgttttgcaatctaaggtattgagtatggttttatgttaactattacattacaaagaaagatttttggtttttgttttgtgatactatttttttgttggaagatattgaagtgcTGAGGGGGATTTCTTGGGGCTGGGGTTTTGCTGAGTCTGTAGaggcaatttctcggctaggggttttgtttttgtttttgcattttcatctg
This window encodes:
- the LOC120254651 gene encoding secreted RxLR effector protein 161-like: MHTQPDISYAVGILSRGTQDYGIWYSRSSECKMVGFSDSGWARCTKDRNSTIGMIFNVNIGVVSWGSKKQDSTTLSTTEGEYVAALIASCQAV